In one Vulgatibacter incomptus genomic region, the following are encoded:
- a CDS encoding S-(hydroxymethyl)glutathione dehydrogenase/class III alcohol dehydrogenase, whose product MVKSRAAVAWAAKRPLEIEEVEVEGPKQGEVLVRNVATGVCHTDAYTLSGADPEGAFPAILGHEGGAIVQEVGPGVTTVKPGDHVIPLYTPECGTCKFCLSGKTNLCQRIRATQGKGLMPDGTTRFRAKGQPVLHYMGTSTFSEYSVLPEISVAKISKEAPLEKVCLLGCGVTTGIGAVLNTAKVEPGSTVAIFGLGGIGISAIIGATMAKASRIIGIDVNPSKFEIARQLGATECIDPRVFDNPIQEVIVELTDGGVDYSFECIGNVNVMRAALECCHKGWGESVIVGVAGAGEEICTRPFQLVTGRVWRGSAFGGVKGRSELPGYVDRYMKGEIPLDPFITHTMGLDDINEAFDLMHEGKSIRSVIHYDM is encoded by the coding sequence ATGGTCAAGTCCCGCGCCGCCGTGGCCTGGGCCGCCAAGCGTCCACTCGAAATCGAAGAGGTGGAGGTCGAGGGCCCCAAGCAGGGCGAGGTCCTGGTCCGAAATGTCGCGACCGGTGTCTGCCACACCGACGCCTACACGCTCTCAGGAGCGGATCCCGAGGGCGCCTTCCCTGCGATCCTCGGCCACGAGGGCGGCGCGATCGTGCAGGAGGTGGGGCCGGGCGTGACCACCGTGAAGCCGGGCGACCACGTGATCCCGCTCTACACACCCGAGTGCGGCACCTGCAAGTTCTGCCTCTCGGGCAAGACGAACCTCTGCCAGAGGATCCGTGCGACCCAAGGCAAGGGCCTGATGCCCGATGGCACGACCCGCTTCCGCGCCAAGGGCCAGCCGGTCCTCCACTACATGGGTACGTCGACCTTCTCCGAGTACTCCGTGCTGCCCGAGATCTCGGTGGCGAAGATCTCGAAGGAGGCGCCGCTGGAGAAGGTCTGCCTCCTCGGCTGCGGCGTCACCACCGGCATCGGCGCCGTGCTCAACACCGCCAAGGTCGAGCCCGGCTCCACCGTGGCAATCTTCGGCCTGGGCGGAATCGGCATCTCCGCGATCATCGGTGCGACCATGGCCAAGGCGTCGCGGATCATCGGGATCGACGTGAACCCCTCGAAGTTCGAGATCGCCCGGCAGCTCGGCGCCACCGAGTGCATCGATCCCCGGGTCTTCGACAACCCGATCCAGGAGGTGATCGTCGAGCTCACGGACGGTGGCGTCGACTACTCCTTCGAGTGCATCGGCAACGTGAACGTCATGCGCGCGGCCCTGGAGTGCTGCCACAAGGGCTGGGGCGAGTCGGTGATCGTCGGCGTCGCAGGCGCGGGCGAAGAGATCTGCACCCGCCCCTTCCAGCTCGTCACCGGAAGGGTCTGGCGCGGCTCCGCCTTCGGCGGCGTGAAGGGCCGCTCGGAGCTTCCCGGTTACGTGGACCGCTACATGAAGGGCGAGATTCCGCTCGATCCCTTCATCACCCACACGATGGGTTTGGACGACATCAACGAGGCGTTCGACCTGATGCACGAGGGCAAGAGCATCCGCTCGGTGATCCATTACGACATGTAG